The following proteins are co-located in the Mus pahari chromosome 14, PAHARI_EIJ_v1.1, whole genome shotgun sequence genome:
- the Gast gene encoding gastrin codes for MPRLFVCVLVLVLALATFSEASWKPRAQLQDASSGPGTNGDLEQRQLDKPGLASHHRRQLGPQGPQHFVADLSKKQRPRMEEEVEAYGWMDFGRRSAEDEEQ; via the exons ATGCCTCGACTGTTCGTGTGTGTGCTGGTCTTAGTGCTGGCTCTAGCTACCTTCTCGGAAGCTTCTTGGAAGCCCCGCGCCCAGCTACAGGATGCATCGTCCGGACCAGGGACCAATGGGGACCTGGAACAGCGCCAACTTGACAAGCCGGGCCTAGCCTCTCACCACCGAAGGCAGCTGGGGCCCCAGGGTCCTCAACACTTCGTAGCAG aCCTGTCCAAGAAGCAGAGGCCACGAATGGAGGAAGAAGTAGAGGCCTATGGATGGATGGACTTTGGTCGCCGCAGTGCTGAGGATGAAGAGCAGTAA
- the Hap1 gene encoding huntingtin-associated protein 1 isoform X3, whose amino-acid sequence MRPKEQVQNGAGDGTGSGDPAAGTPTTQPAAGPAPEPSAEPKPAPAQGTGSGQKSGSRTKTGSFCRSMIIGDSDAPWTRYVFQGPYGPRATGLGTGKAEGIWKTPAAYIGRRPGVSGPERAAFIRELQEALCPNPPPTKKITEDDVKVMLYLLEEKERDLNTAARIGQSLVKQNSLLMEENNKLETMLGSAREEILHLRKQVNLRDDLLQLYSDSDDDDDEEDEEDEEEGEEEEQEGQRDQDQQHDHPYGAPKPPPKAETKHRCPQLEALQQKLRLLEEENDHLREEASHLDNLEDEEQMLILECVEQFSEASQQMAELSEVLVLRLEGYERQQKEITQLQAEITKLQQRCQSYGAQTEKLQQMLASEKGIHSEDYGSRPRERQEDGKSHRQRSSMPAGSVTHYGYSVPLDALPSFPETLAEELRTSLRKFITDPAYFMERCDTHCREGRKKEQRVMPPPPAQDPKPPEDFEVPEELVPEEELGAIEEVGTAEDGQAEETEQASEETEAWEEVEPEVDETTRMNVVVSALEASGLGPSHLDMKYVLQQLSNWQDAHSKRQQKQKVVPKDSPTPQQQTNVGGGILEQQPRVPTQDSQRLEEDRATHSPSAREEEGPSGAT is encoded by the exons ATGCGCCCGAAGGAGCAGGTGCAGAACGGTGCGGGAGACGGGACGGGGTCGGGGGACCCAGCAGCAGGCACCCCCACGACCCAGCCTGCAGCGGGTCCCGCTCCGGAGCCCTCTGCGGAGCCCAAACCTGCTCCAGCGCAGGGAACCGGGTCCGGACAGAAATCAGGATCCCGAACCAAGACAGGAAGCTTTTGTCGGTCCATGATCATTGGTGATTCGGACGCACCATGGACCCGCTACGTATTCCAGGGGCCTTACGGTCCCCGGGCCACTGGCCTGGGCACTGGAAAGGCCGAGGGAATCTGGAAGACACCAGCCGCGTACATCGGCCGGAGGCCCGGCGTGTCCGGCCCTGAGCGCGCGGCGTTTATACGAGAGCTGCAGGAAG CGCTGTGTCCTAATCCACCACCCACGAAGAAGATCACCGAAGATGATGTCAAAGTGATGTTGTATTTGCTGGAAGAG AAAGAGCGGGACCTGAACACAGCCGCCCGGATTGGCCAGTCTCTGGTGAAGCAGAACAGTCTCTTGATGGAGGAGAACAATAAGCTGGAAACCATGCTGGGCTCCGCCAGGGAGGAG ATTTTACATCTCCGGAAGCAGGTGAACCTGAGAGATGACCTCCTTCAGCTCTACTCGGACtcggatgatgatgatgatgaggaagaCGAGGAAGACGAGGAAGAGGGCGAAGAGGAGGAACAAGAAGGACAGAGGGATCAAGATCAGCAGCACGACCACCCCTATGGTGCCCCCAAGCC ACCCCCTAAGGCCGAGACAAAGCACCGCTGCCCGCAGCTGGAAGCCCTGCAGCAGAAGCTGAGGCTGCTAGAGGAAGAGAATGACCACTTGCGAGAGGAG gccTCCCACCTTGACAACCTGGAAGACGAAGAGCAGATGCTCATTCTGGAATGTGTGGAGCAGTTTT CGGAAGCCAGCCAGCAGATGGCAGAGTTATCGGAGGTGCTGGTGCTGAGGCTGGAAGGCTATGAGAGGCAGCAAAAAGAGATCACTCAGCTGCAGGCCGAGATCACCAAGCTACAACAGCGTTGTCAGTCT TATGGGGCCCAGACGGAGAAACTGCAGCAGATGCTGGCCTCAGAGAAGGGGATCCATTCAGAG GATTATGGGAGCAGGCCTCGTGAACGCCAGGAGGATGGGAAGAGCCATCGCCAGCGCTCCTCAATGCCTGCGGGCTCTGTCACCCACTATGGATACAGTGTGCCTCTG GATGCGCTTCCGAGTTTCCCGGAGACACTGGCTGAGGAGCTCCGGACATCTCTGAGGAAGTTCATCACTGACCCTGCGTATTTCATGGAGAG ATGTGACACTCACTGCAGGGAGGGGCggaagaaggagcagagggtGATGCCACCCCCACCGGCTCAAGATCCCAAGCCGCCTGAAGATTTTGAGGTTCCAGAGGAGCTGGTTccagaggaggagctgggagccaTAGAAGAGGTGGGGACGGCCGAGGACGGGCAGGCAGAAGAGACCGAGCAGGCGTCTGAGGAGACCGAGGCCTGGGAGGAGGTGGAACCCGAGGTGGACGAGACCACAAGGATGAATGTGGTGGTCTCCGCCCTTGAGGCCAGCGGCCTGGGCCCTTCGCACCTGGACATGAAGTATGTCCTCCAGCAACTGTCCAACTGGCAGGACGCCCACTCTAAGcggcagcagaagcagaaggtgGTCCCAAAAG ACTCCCCAACCCCGCAGCAGCAAACAAACGTGGGGGGCGGGATCCTGGAGCAGCAGCCCAGAGTGCCGACCCAGGACtctcagaggctggaggaggacaGGGCCACTCACTCTCCCAGTGCCAGGGAGGAAGAGGGGCCTTCTGGGGCCACCTAG
- the Hap1 gene encoding huntingtin-associated protein 1 isoform X2, producing MRPKEQVQNGAGDGTGSGDPAAGTPTTQPAAGPAPEPSAEPKPAPAQGTGSGQKSGSRTKTGSFCRSMIIGDSDAPWTRYVFQGPYGPRATGLGTGKAEGIWKTPAAYIGRRPGVSGPERAAFIRELQEALCPNPPPTKKITEDDVKVMLYLLEEKERDLNTAARIGQSLVKQNSLLMEENNKLETMLGSAREEILHLRKQVNLRDDLLQLYSDSDDDDDEEDEEDEEEGEEEEQEGQRDQDQQHDHPYGAPKPPPKAETKHRCPQLEALQQKLRLLEEENDHLREEASHLDNLEDEEQMLILECVEQFSEASQQMAELSEVLVLRLEGYERQQKEITQLQAEITKLQQRCQSYGAQTEKLQQMLASEKGIHSESLRAGSYMQDYGSRPRERQEDGKSHRQRSSMPAGSVTHYGYSVPLDALPSFPETLAEELRTSLRKFITDPAYFMEREGRKKEQRVMPPPPAQDPKPPEDFEVPEELVPEEELGAIEEVGTAEDGQAEETEQASEETEAWEEVEPEVDETTRMNVVVSALEASGLGPSHLDMKYVLQQLSNWQDAHSKRQQKQKVVPKDSPTPQQQTNVGGGILEQQPRVPTQDSQRLEEDRATHSPSAREEEGPSGAT from the exons ATGCGCCCGAAGGAGCAGGTGCAGAACGGTGCGGGAGACGGGACGGGGTCGGGGGACCCAGCAGCAGGCACCCCCACGACCCAGCCTGCAGCGGGTCCCGCTCCGGAGCCCTCTGCGGAGCCCAAACCTGCTCCAGCGCAGGGAACCGGGTCCGGACAGAAATCAGGATCCCGAACCAAGACAGGAAGCTTTTGTCGGTCCATGATCATTGGTGATTCGGACGCACCATGGACCCGCTACGTATTCCAGGGGCCTTACGGTCCCCGGGCCACTGGCCTGGGCACTGGAAAGGCCGAGGGAATCTGGAAGACACCAGCCGCGTACATCGGCCGGAGGCCCGGCGTGTCCGGCCCTGAGCGCGCGGCGTTTATACGAGAGCTGCAGGAAG CGCTGTGTCCTAATCCACCACCCACGAAGAAGATCACCGAAGATGATGTCAAAGTGATGTTGTATTTGCTGGAAGAG AAAGAGCGGGACCTGAACACAGCCGCCCGGATTGGCCAGTCTCTGGTGAAGCAGAACAGTCTCTTGATGGAGGAGAACAATAAGCTGGAAACCATGCTGGGCTCCGCCAGGGAGGAG ATTTTACATCTCCGGAAGCAGGTGAACCTGAGAGATGACCTCCTTCAGCTCTACTCGGACtcggatgatgatgatgatgaggaagaCGAGGAAGACGAGGAAGAGGGCGAAGAGGAGGAACAAGAAGGACAGAGGGATCAAGATCAGCAGCACGACCACCCCTATGGTGCCCCCAAGCC ACCCCCTAAGGCCGAGACAAAGCACCGCTGCCCGCAGCTGGAAGCCCTGCAGCAGAAGCTGAGGCTGCTAGAGGAAGAGAATGACCACTTGCGAGAGGAG gccTCCCACCTTGACAACCTGGAAGACGAAGAGCAGATGCTCATTCTGGAATGTGTGGAGCAGTTTT CGGAAGCCAGCCAGCAGATGGCAGAGTTATCGGAGGTGCTGGTGCTGAGGCTGGAAGGCTATGAGAGGCAGCAAAAAGAGATCACTCAGCTGCAGGCCGAGATCACCAAGCTACAACAGCGTTGTCAGTCT TATGGGGCCCAGACGGAGAAACTGCAGCAGATGCTGGCCTCAGAGAAGGGGATCCATTCAGAG AGCCTGCGAGCTGGCTCCTACATGCAGGATTATGGGAGCAGGCCTCGTGAACGCCAGGAGGATGGGAAGAGCCATCGCCAGCGCTCCTCAATGCCTGCGGGCTCTGTCACCCACTATGGATACAGTGTGCCTCTG GATGCGCTTCCGAGTTTCCCGGAGACACTGGCTGAGGAGCTCCGGACATCTCTGAGGAAGTTCATCACTGACCCTGCGTATTTCATGGAGAG GGAGGGGCggaagaaggagcagagggtGATGCCACCCCCACCGGCTCAAGATCCCAAGCCGCCTGAAGATTTTGAGGTTCCAGAGGAGCTGGTTccagaggaggagctgggagccaTAGAAGAGGTGGGGACGGCCGAGGACGGGCAGGCAGAAGAGACCGAGCAGGCGTCTGAGGAGACCGAGGCCTGGGAGGAGGTGGAACCCGAGGTGGACGAGACCACAAGGATGAATGTGGTGGTCTCCGCCCTTGAGGCCAGCGGCCTGGGCCCTTCGCACCTGGACATGAAGTATGTCCTCCAGCAACTGTCCAACTGGCAGGACGCCCACTCTAAGcggcagcagaagcagaaggtgGTCCCAAAAG ACTCCCCAACCCCGCAGCAGCAAACAAACGTGGGGGGCGGGATCCTGGAGCAGCAGCCCAGAGTGCCGACCCAGGACtctcagaggctggaggaggacaGGGCCACTCACTCTCCCAGTGCCAGGGAGGAAGAGGGGCCTTCTGGGGCCACCTAG
- the Hap1 gene encoding huntingtin-associated protein 1 isoform X1, which produces MRPKEQVQNGAGDGTGSGDPAAGTPTTQPAAGPAPEPSAEPKPAPAQGTGSGQKSGSRTKTGSFCRSMIIGDSDAPWTRYVFQGPYGPRATGLGTGKAEGIWKTPAAYIGRRPGVSGPERAAFIRELQEALCPNPPPTKKITEDDVKVMLYLLEEKERDLNTAARIGQSLVKQNSLLMEENNKLETMLGSAREEILHLRKQVNLRDDLLQLYSDSDDDDDEEDEEDEEEGEEEEQEGQRDQDQQHDHPYGAPKPPPKAETKHRCPQLEALQQKLRLLEEENDHLREEASHLDNLEDEEQMLILECVEQFSEASQQMAELSEVLVLRLEGYERQQKEITQLQAEITKLQQRCQSYGAQTEKLQQMLASEKGIHSESLRAGSYMQDYGSRPRERQEDGKSHRQRSSMPAGSVTHYGYSVPLDALPSFPETLAEELRTSLRKFITDPAYFMERCDTHCREGRKKEQRVMPPPPAQDPKPPEDFEVPEELVPEEELGAIEEVGTAEDGQAEETEQASEETEAWEEVEPEVDETTRMNVVVSALEASGLGPSHLDMKYVLQQLSNWQDAHSKRQQKQKVVPKDSPTPQQQTNVGGGILEQQPRVPTQDSQRLEEDRATHSPSAREEEGPSGAT; this is translated from the exons ATGCGCCCGAAGGAGCAGGTGCAGAACGGTGCGGGAGACGGGACGGGGTCGGGGGACCCAGCAGCAGGCACCCCCACGACCCAGCCTGCAGCGGGTCCCGCTCCGGAGCCCTCTGCGGAGCCCAAACCTGCTCCAGCGCAGGGAACCGGGTCCGGACAGAAATCAGGATCCCGAACCAAGACAGGAAGCTTTTGTCGGTCCATGATCATTGGTGATTCGGACGCACCATGGACCCGCTACGTATTCCAGGGGCCTTACGGTCCCCGGGCCACTGGCCTGGGCACTGGAAAGGCCGAGGGAATCTGGAAGACACCAGCCGCGTACATCGGCCGGAGGCCCGGCGTGTCCGGCCCTGAGCGCGCGGCGTTTATACGAGAGCTGCAGGAAG CGCTGTGTCCTAATCCACCACCCACGAAGAAGATCACCGAAGATGATGTCAAAGTGATGTTGTATTTGCTGGAAGAG AAAGAGCGGGACCTGAACACAGCCGCCCGGATTGGCCAGTCTCTGGTGAAGCAGAACAGTCTCTTGATGGAGGAGAACAATAAGCTGGAAACCATGCTGGGCTCCGCCAGGGAGGAG ATTTTACATCTCCGGAAGCAGGTGAACCTGAGAGATGACCTCCTTCAGCTCTACTCGGACtcggatgatgatgatgatgaggaagaCGAGGAAGACGAGGAAGAGGGCGAAGAGGAGGAACAAGAAGGACAGAGGGATCAAGATCAGCAGCACGACCACCCCTATGGTGCCCCCAAGCC ACCCCCTAAGGCCGAGACAAAGCACCGCTGCCCGCAGCTGGAAGCCCTGCAGCAGAAGCTGAGGCTGCTAGAGGAAGAGAATGACCACTTGCGAGAGGAG gccTCCCACCTTGACAACCTGGAAGACGAAGAGCAGATGCTCATTCTGGAATGTGTGGAGCAGTTTT CGGAAGCCAGCCAGCAGATGGCAGAGTTATCGGAGGTGCTGGTGCTGAGGCTGGAAGGCTATGAGAGGCAGCAAAAAGAGATCACTCAGCTGCAGGCCGAGATCACCAAGCTACAACAGCGTTGTCAGTCT TATGGGGCCCAGACGGAGAAACTGCAGCAGATGCTGGCCTCAGAGAAGGGGATCCATTCAGAG AGCCTGCGAGCTGGCTCCTACATGCAGGATTATGGGAGCAGGCCTCGTGAACGCCAGGAGGATGGGAAGAGCCATCGCCAGCGCTCCTCAATGCCTGCGGGCTCTGTCACCCACTATGGATACAGTGTGCCTCTG GATGCGCTTCCGAGTTTCCCGGAGACACTGGCTGAGGAGCTCCGGACATCTCTGAGGAAGTTCATCACTGACCCTGCGTATTTCATGGAGAG ATGTGACACTCACTGCAGGGAGGGGCggaagaaggagcagagggtGATGCCACCCCCACCGGCTCAAGATCCCAAGCCGCCTGAAGATTTTGAGGTTCCAGAGGAGCTGGTTccagaggaggagctgggagccaTAGAAGAGGTGGGGACGGCCGAGGACGGGCAGGCAGAAGAGACCGAGCAGGCGTCTGAGGAGACCGAGGCCTGGGAGGAGGTGGAACCCGAGGTGGACGAGACCACAAGGATGAATGTGGTGGTCTCCGCCCTTGAGGCCAGCGGCCTGGGCCCTTCGCACCTGGACATGAAGTATGTCCTCCAGCAACTGTCCAACTGGCAGGACGCCCACTCTAAGcggcagcagaagcagaaggtgGTCCCAAAAG ACTCCCCAACCCCGCAGCAGCAAACAAACGTGGGGGGCGGGATCCTGGAGCAGCAGCCCAGAGTGCCGACCCAGGACtctcagaggctggaggaggacaGGGCCACTCACTCTCCCAGTGCCAGGGAGGAAGAGGGGCCTTCTGGGGCCACCTAG
- the Hap1 gene encoding huntingtin-associated protein 1 isoform X4, whose product MRPKEQVQNGAGDGTGSGDPAAGTPTTQPAAGPAPEPSAEPKPAPAQGTGSGQKSGSRTKTGSFCRSMIIGDSDAPWTRYVFQGPYGPRATGLGTGKAEGIWKTPAAYIGRRPGVSGPERAAFIRELQEALCPNPPPTKKITEDDVKVMLYLLEEKERDLNTAARIGQSLVKQNSLLMEENNKLETMLGSAREEILHLRKQVNLRDDLLQLYSDSDDDDDEEDEEDEEEGEEEEQEGQRDQDQQHDHPYGAPKPPPKAETKHRCPQLEALQQKLRLLEEENDHLREEASHLDNLEDEEQMLILECVEQFSEASQQMAELSEVLVLRLEGYERQQKEITQLQAEITKLQQRCQSYGAQTEKLQQMLASEKGIHSESLRAGSYMQDYGSRPRERQEDGKSHRQRSSMPAGSVTHYGYSVPLDALPSFPETLAEELRTSLRKFITDPAYFMERCDTHCREGRKKEQRVMPPPPAQDPKPPEDFEVPEELVPEEELGAIEEVGTAEDGQAEETEQASEETEAWEEVEPEVDETTRMNVVVSALEASGLGPSHLDMKYVLQQLSNWQDAHSKRQQKQKVVPKGECSRRGHPPASGTSFRSSTI is encoded by the exons ATGCGCCCGAAGGAGCAGGTGCAGAACGGTGCGGGAGACGGGACGGGGTCGGGGGACCCAGCAGCAGGCACCCCCACGACCCAGCCTGCAGCGGGTCCCGCTCCGGAGCCCTCTGCGGAGCCCAAACCTGCTCCAGCGCAGGGAACCGGGTCCGGACAGAAATCAGGATCCCGAACCAAGACAGGAAGCTTTTGTCGGTCCATGATCATTGGTGATTCGGACGCACCATGGACCCGCTACGTATTCCAGGGGCCTTACGGTCCCCGGGCCACTGGCCTGGGCACTGGAAAGGCCGAGGGAATCTGGAAGACACCAGCCGCGTACATCGGCCGGAGGCCCGGCGTGTCCGGCCCTGAGCGCGCGGCGTTTATACGAGAGCTGCAGGAAG CGCTGTGTCCTAATCCACCACCCACGAAGAAGATCACCGAAGATGATGTCAAAGTGATGTTGTATTTGCTGGAAGAG AAAGAGCGGGACCTGAACACAGCCGCCCGGATTGGCCAGTCTCTGGTGAAGCAGAACAGTCTCTTGATGGAGGAGAACAATAAGCTGGAAACCATGCTGGGCTCCGCCAGGGAGGAG ATTTTACATCTCCGGAAGCAGGTGAACCTGAGAGATGACCTCCTTCAGCTCTACTCGGACtcggatgatgatgatgatgaggaagaCGAGGAAGACGAGGAAGAGGGCGAAGAGGAGGAACAAGAAGGACAGAGGGATCAAGATCAGCAGCACGACCACCCCTATGGTGCCCCCAAGCC ACCCCCTAAGGCCGAGACAAAGCACCGCTGCCCGCAGCTGGAAGCCCTGCAGCAGAAGCTGAGGCTGCTAGAGGAAGAGAATGACCACTTGCGAGAGGAG gccTCCCACCTTGACAACCTGGAAGACGAAGAGCAGATGCTCATTCTGGAATGTGTGGAGCAGTTTT CGGAAGCCAGCCAGCAGATGGCAGAGTTATCGGAGGTGCTGGTGCTGAGGCTGGAAGGCTATGAGAGGCAGCAAAAAGAGATCACTCAGCTGCAGGCCGAGATCACCAAGCTACAACAGCGTTGTCAGTCT TATGGGGCCCAGACGGAGAAACTGCAGCAGATGCTGGCCTCAGAGAAGGGGATCCATTCAGAG AGCCTGCGAGCTGGCTCCTACATGCAGGATTATGGGAGCAGGCCTCGTGAACGCCAGGAGGATGGGAAGAGCCATCGCCAGCGCTCCTCAATGCCTGCGGGCTCTGTCACCCACTATGGATACAGTGTGCCTCTG GATGCGCTTCCGAGTTTCCCGGAGACACTGGCTGAGGAGCTCCGGACATCTCTGAGGAAGTTCATCACTGACCCTGCGTATTTCATGGAGAG ATGTGACACTCACTGCAGGGAGGGGCggaagaaggagcagagggtGATGCCACCCCCACCGGCTCAAGATCCCAAGCCGCCTGAAGATTTTGAGGTTCCAGAGGAGCTGGTTccagaggaggagctgggagccaTAGAAGAGGTGGGGACGGCCGAGGACGGGCAGGCAGAAGAGACCGAGCAGGCGTCTGAGGAGACCGAGGCCTGGGAGGAGGTGGAACCCGAGGTGGACGAGACCACAAGGATGAATGTGGTGGTCTCCGCCCTTGAGGCCAGCGGCCTGGGCCCTTCGCACCTGGACATGAAGTATGTCCTCCAGCAACTGTCCAACTGGCAGGACGCCCACTCTAAGcggcagcagaagcagaaggtgGTCCCAAAAGGTGAGTGTTCCCGCAGAGGACACCCTCCTGCCAGTGGGACAAGCTTTCGATCATCAACCATTTGA